A stretch of Lathyrus oleraceus cultivar Zhongwan6 chromosome 6, CAAS_Psat_ZW6_1.0, whole genome shotgun sequence DNA encodes these proteins:
- the LOC127097522 gene encoding squamosa promoter-binding-like protein 9 isoform X1 — protein sequence MTSGFVPSPSSPSQPNSSTEFIDGLKFGQKIYFEDTAPQTKPNGRSSSSSSSSMGIMMKKGSHPPRCQVEGCKVDLSGAKAYYSRHKVCCMHSKSPSVVVSGLDQRFCQQCSRFHQLPEFDQGKRSCRRRLAGHNERRRKPQPSSVFTSRFPTLSPPTFDNNGKCDNFLMECASYQNNSMLTTRSSELVRGDQTTPFTWQNNSWMPPSEFFQQTTNFDGARHLPTANYNEVTDSSCALSLLSNQTWYSRNTTSPSVEMNNYLLNFNGSSLMTKQSSQGAASFQLPNAAWFLKGVDSRNCLSPEPVPGLGQYSQAMNSDLHGEIDMPQGKRQYYWSL from the exons ATGACTTCTGGTTTTGTACCTTCTCCCTCTTCACCATCACAACCTAACTCATCAACTGAGTTCATTGATGGCTTAAAGTTTGGTCAAAAAATATACTTTGAAGATACAGCACCTCAAACCAAACCTAATGGTcgttcatcttcatcttcttcttcatctatgGGGATTATGATGAAGAAGGGAAGTCATCCCCCTAGGTGTCAAGTTGAAGGTTGTAAAGTAGATCTGAGTGGCGCTAAGGCTTATTATTCTAGACATAAGGTTTGTTGCATGCATTCAAAATCTCCTTCTGTTGTTGTTTCTGGTTTGGATCAGAGGTTTTGCCAACAGTGTAGCAG ATTCCATCAGCTGCCTGAATTTGATCAAGGAAAACGAAGTTGCCGCAGGCGACTAGCTGGCCATAATGAAAGGCGGAGAAAGCCTCAACCGAGCTCCGTGTTTACCTCGCGCTTTCCCACACTCTCTCCACCTACTTTTG ATAACAATGGCAAATGTGATAACTTTCTGATGGAATGTGCTTCATACCAGAACAACTCAATGCTAACTACAAGATCATCCGAGCTGGTACGCGGCGATCAAACAACGCCATTTACATGGCAAAACAACTCATGGATGCCGCCATCCGAGTTTTTTCAGCAAACAACAAACTTCGATGGCGCTAGACATCTTCCAACGGCAAACTACAATGAAGTCACAGATTCGAGCTGTGCTCTCTCTCTTCTGTCAAACCAAACATGGTATTCTAGAAACACAACATCACCAAGTGTGGAGATGAACAACTACTTGTTGAATTTCAATGGTTCTTCACTCATGACAAAGCAATCTTCTCAAGGTGCAGCCAGTTTTCAACTTCCAAatgctgcttggtttttaaagGGGGTTGATTCTCGTAACTGTTTGTCGCCCGAACCTGTTCCCGGTCTCGGCCAATATTCACAGGCTATGAATAGCGATCTTCATGGCGAGATCGATATGCCACAAGGCAAGAGGCAATATTACTGGTCACTATAA
- the LOC127094625 gene encoding uncharacterized protein LOC127094625, with translation MQQLNGDLHPQGVPQEAAGGSFRDFFRMNPPEFHVGLNPVKAHEWVTSMERIFQIVHCSEENKVVFASHMMRGPAVRWWGSASTLMTNQGVPRDWEHFKTTFLDKYFPRSLRTHKEFEFQQLRQGTMLVAMYAEKFEDMAAYSRRAVYAPDEKWKIDLKKVQEEMDQYRIGHKDQGRPGNRFRPRPQSFKGKQVQHARPNHPPQCQREGHMARDYPQNKNQMQRRNTGQVYTLDARKAKRNNALIVGSSEQAKGKDKIE, from the exons aTGCAACAGTTGAATGGTGATCTTCATCCTCAAGGGGTTCCACAAGAAGCTGCAGGTGGTAGTTTCCGAGATTTCTTTCGCATGAATCCTCCTGAGTTCCATGTTGGATTAAATCCTGTGAAGGCTCATGAGTGGGTAACCAGCATGGAGAGGATTTTCCAGATAGTGCATTGTAGTGAAGAGAATAAAGTTGTGTTTGCTTCTCACATGATGAGGGGTCCTGCTGTGAGGTGGTGGGGAAGTGCTTCGACTCTTATGACCAATCAAGGAGTACCTAGGGATTGGGAGCATTTTAAGACTACTTTTCTGGATAAGTATTTTCCTAGATCTTTGAGGACTCATAAAGAATTTGAGTTTCAGCAGCTTAGACAGGGTACTATGTTAGTAGCTATGTATGCTGAAAAGTTTGAAGATATGGCTGCTTACTCTCGACGGGCCGTGTATGCACCAGATGAGAAGTGGAAGATCGA TTTGAAGAAAGTTCAAGAAGAAATGGATCAGTATAGAATTGGACACAAGGACCAGGGAAGGCCAGGTAACCGGTTTAGGCCTAGACCTCAATCTTTCAAAGGAAAACAAGTGCAACATGCAAGACCTAACCATCCTCCGCAATGTCAA AGGGAGGGACACATGGCTAGGGATTATCCTCAGAATAAGAATCAGATGCAACGAAGGAACACCGGTCAAGTTTATACTTTGGATGCAAGGAAGGCTAAGAGGAACAATGCTTTGATTGTTG gtagTTCCGAGCAGGCGAAGGGTAAGGACAAGATAGAGTGA
- the LOC127097522 gene encoding squamosa promoter-binding-like protein 9 isoform X2 gives MTSGFVPSPSSPSQPNSSTEFIDGLKFGQKIYFEDTAPQTKPNGRSSSSSSSSMGIMMKKGSHPPRCQVEGCKVDLSGAKAYYSRHKHLHRFHQLPEFDQGKRSCRRRLAGHNERRRKPQPSSVFTSRFPTLSPPTFDNNGKCDNFLMECASYQNNSMLTTRSSELVRGDQTTPFTWQNNSWMPPSEFFQQTTNFDGARHLPTANYNEVTDSSCALSLLSNQTWYSRNTTSPSVEMNNYLLNFNGSSLMTKQSSQGAASFQLPNAAWFLKGVDSRNCLSPEPVPGLGQYSQAMNSDLHGEIDMPQGKRQYYWSL, from the exons ATGACTTCTGGTTTTGTACCTTCTCCCTCTTCACCATCACAACCTAACTCATCAACTGAGTTCATTGATGGCTTAAAGTTTGGTCAAAAAATATACTTTGAAGATACAGCACCTCAAACCAAACCTAATGGTcgttcatcttcatcttcttcttcatctatgGGGATTATGATGAAGAAGGGAAGTCATCCCCCTAGGTGTCAAGTTGAAGGTTGTAAAGTAGATCTGAGTGGCGCTAAGGCTTATTATTCTAGACATAAG CACCTGCACAGATTCCATCAGCTGCCTGAATTTGATCAAGGAAAACGAAGTTGCCGCAGGCGACTAGCTGGCCATAATGAAAGGCGGAGAAAGCCTCAACCGAGCTCCGTGTTTACCTCGCGCTTTCCCACACTCTCTCCACCTACTTTTG ATAACAATGGCAAATGTGATAACTTTCTGATGGAATGTGCTTCATACCAGAACAACTCAATGCTAACTACAAGATCATCCGAGCTGGTACGCGGCGATCAAACAACGCCATTTACATGGCAAAACAACTCATGGATGCCGCCATCCGAGTTTTTTCAGCAAACAACAAACTTCGATGGCGCTAGACATCTTCCAACGGCAAACTACAATGAAGTCACAGATTCGAGCTGTGCTCTCTCTCTTCTGTCAAACCAAACATGGTATTCTAGAAACACAACATCACCAAGTGTGGAGATGAACAACTACTTGTTGAATTTCAATGGTTCTTCACTCATGACAAAGCAATCTTCTCAAGGTGCAGCCAGTTTTCAACTTCCAAatgctgcttggtttttaaagGGGGTTGATTCTCGTAACTGTTTGTCGCCCGAACCTGTTCCCGGTCTCGGCCAATATTCACAGGCTATGAATAGCGATCTTCATGGCGAGATCGATATGCCACAAGGCAAGAGGCAATATTACTGGTCACTATAA